A region of the Microcystis aeruginosa FD4 genome:
CACGAATTGGTATTGAAACAGTTTTGTATGACTATATTTACCGTAGTCGAACACCTGAAGAAATTACCAAAACTTACCTATCATTAAACCTAGAACAGGTTTATGCCACTATTCTCTATTATCTTCACAACAAACAAGAGATCGGTGAGTACCTCACTAATTGGCTAGAGTGGGGACACAAAATGAGAGAAGAGCAAAAGCTTAATTCCCCGCCGATTTCTGAAAAATTGCGTCAACTTCGAGCCGAACGACTAAGCTCAGGGAAATCCTATGCAAATCAAGTATTTGATCGATGAAAATCTCCCTCCAATTTATCAAATACAGCTACGGCGCAAAGAACCTGATTTAGTAGTCTGGGCAATTGGCGATCCTAACACACCACCAAAAGGCACTTTAGATACAGAAATCCTGATTTGGTGTGAAAAATACAACTTTATTCTCGTAACGAATAATCGTAGCTCTATGCCTGTCCATCTAATCGATCATCTCGCCCAAGGGCAACACATTCCTGGAATCTTCCAAATCAATCCCAGTATGAGCTTGGGTGAAACTATTGAGGAATTAGTACTAGCTGCTCTTGCTTCTCTCGATGACGAGTACAGAGATCGGATTTCCTATTTGCCGTTGCTATAAGTGCGATCGCCGATCTTATAGGCTGCATTCCCCAAGACAACTCCTGATTAGGGTTTGCTGAAAAAGTACGGGCGAAGCATTCGGATAGAAAATCTTCGGTTTCACCGATAGGTTATTGCCCGAATGCTTCGCCCCTACAGGACGCGGGCCGATGTATCGGTTATGAACACATTTACTGCTGTTGTGGAAAAAGATTTTGATACTAATCTCTATGTTGGTTATGTCCCTGGGTTCCCTGGAGTACATTCTCAAGGTGAAACTTTAGATGAATTACAGAAAAATCTTTGTGAAGTGATAGAAATGCTCCTTGAGGATGAACAAACAAGATTTGAAACAGTATTTGTTGCTATACAGTAACCATCGGCAATATACCTGTTCTGAAACCACAGGAAGTGGTTCGTATCTTAGAAAATCTTGGCTTTGTTGAGGTACGTCAGAAAGACTCCCATAAACAGTTCCTTCCTGAAGATGAACGTGCAACTACCGTTCCATTTCATAAATATGGCTTGAAGAAGTGAGAGAATAGAGTGGAATGATCAGATGCTTCCATGCCTAGAAAGATCCGAGAGTTGAAAGCTCAAATTGCCCGTGAAGGATTTGTTTACTTACCCAAACGCGGCAAGGGCAGCCATGAACGTTGGAGACATCCTTTGATCGGAAAAACACTGACAATCCCGGGCAAAGATGGAGATGATGTCCCACTTTACCTAGAAAAACAACTGACAAAACTACTGACTGAACTGAAAGAGTTGCGAGAGGATGGAGATTAATGAATAGATACAGCATGATTGTTCAGTGGTCTGATGAAGATCAGCTTTTCCTGGTAACGATCCCAGAGTTTTCTGATCTTGTCGTCATGCCTTGTACTCATGGCAAAACTCGTCAAGAGGCTATCCACAACGGGGAAGAAGTGATTGAAATGTACTTGGAAGCCTGGCGGACAGAAGGTGAAGTGATTCCCGAACCCAGAACAAGATCGATCGCTTGATACTCGCGATCGGTCCTGGGGCATAATAACGCCTCTGCACACCGACTGCCGAGATTTAATCGGTTATGACCCTAAGGTTATCTGCACAGTGAACAGCAATCAGTGAACTGAAAACTCACATCTGATAACTGATAACTGATCACTGACTTCCCAACCCCTGCTATACAATGGTTTTTGACTTGTTTTTTGGAAGGGAACGCTAAACTATGTATTCGATCGATATTACCCTGAAACTCTCGCCCATCCCCATTTCCGTGCAGCGCAAGGAAGAAGCAGCAGCAGACGCTTTGTATCAAACAATTATTAACGCTATGCGATCGCCAAATCCTGAATTATTAGAATTAACCTGCGAAAAACAAACCGATAAAAAGGTGGCGGTTTTGAGCGATCAGATCAGTGCGGTGATTGTGTCACAAAAATCTGGGGCTGCCTCCACCGGTAGAGCGCCGGGGTTTGTCGCTTTAGCCACAGAATAGTTCTTTCATCAGTTATCAGTGAGCAGTAAACAGTAAACAGTAATCAGTGAGCAGTAAAAAGACAGTAGGAAACTTCTATTTAATACTGCACACTTAAAAACTCAAATCTGATAACTGAAAACTCAAAACTGATAACTGATAACTGATAATTCATGACTATAAAAGTAAAAGACCTCTGGTTTAGCTGGCCGAATGGGAAATCAGTATTAAACGGCTGCTCTTTGCA
Encoded here:
- a CDS encoding DUF5615 family PIN-like protein is translated as MQIKYLIDENLPPIYQIQLRRKEPDLVVWAIGDPNTPPKGTLDTEILIWCEKYNFILVTNNRSSMPVHLIDHLAQGQHIPGIFQINPSMSLGETIEELVLAALASLDDEYRDRISYLPLL
- a CDS encoding type II toxin-antitoxin system HicB family antitoxin translates to MNTFTAVVEKDFDTNLYVGYVPGFPGVHSQGETLDELQKNLCEVIEMLLEDEQTRFETVFVAIQ
- a CDS encoding type II toxin-antitoxin system HicA family toxin, which translates into the protein MPRKIRELKAQIAREGFVYLPKRGKGSHERWRHPLIGKTLTIPGKDGDDVPLYLEKQLTKLLTELKELREDGD
- a CDS encoding DUF433 domain-containing protein, with protein sequence MQLEDYFIFLAENDIRIKNTRIGIETVLYDYIYRSRTPEEITKTYLSLNLEQVYATILYYLHNKQEIGEYLTNWLEWGHKMREEQKLNSPPISEKLRQLRAERLSSGKSYANQVFDR
- a CDS encoding type II toxin-antitoxin system HicB family antitoxin, whose translation is MNRYSMIVQWSDEDQLFLVTIPEFSDLVVMPCTHGKTRQEAIHNGEEVIEMYLEAWRTEGEVIPEPRTRSIA
- a CDS encoding type II toxin-antitoxin system HicA family toxin, which translates into the protein MVRILENLGFVEVRQKDSHKQFLPEDERATTVPFHKYGLKK